The genomic segment AGGTGCTGGGGCAGATCGGCAAGTCGGTGTCGTCGTCGCTGCTCCAGGCCCGACCGGAGTCGGCGGTGAAGCGGGCGCTGTTCGGCCAGGACGAGTGGGTGGCGTCGCAGGACTCGATCCGCGGGGGGCGGTAACGGTGTACAACGTCGGTGACAAGGTACAGGGGTACACGATCAAGGATCTCATCACCATCGGGAACAACTCCGTGGCCTACGCGGCTACGGACCCGGCCGGCCGCAAGGTGTTCTTCAAGGCGTACCAGTCGCCGTCGATCCGGGTGCCGTGGTACAAGGGGTTCGTCGATCACCAGCGGGAGATGAAGACGCGGATCGAGGGCAGCCCGTGCCGGCAGTTCTGCTACCAGTTCCTCGGCGGGTTCGAACACGGCCGAAAGTTCCATCAGGTGTTCGAGTTCCTGGACAAGAGCCATTCGCTCGAAAAGATTCTGGAGCGGGTGAAGACGCACCCGGTCGAGGTGCCGTGGACCGCGCGCGAGCTGATGGCGAAGGTGCTCGTTGCCGGGATCGCACAACTGCACGCGGCCGGCATCGTCCACGCCGACCTGAAGCCCGACAACATCATGCTCATTGAGGACGCCTCTCTTGGGATGAAGTACCGGCTCAAGATCATCGACATGGACTTCTCGTTCTTCACGGACCGCAAGGCGCCGTGGCACGGGCACGAGGGCTATTTCGGTACGCCCGGCTACATGAGCCCGGAACACGCCAAGGTGCCGCTGCCGGTATCGGACGTGTTCACCCTCGGCATCATCCTCTACCAACTGCTCGGGCCGGGGCACCCGTACCCGTTCGACGACAACGACAAGATCCTCGCGGCGTACCAGGAGTACGGTGTCGAGGTGCCGAAACTGACGGGCACCCCCGGGCCGCCGGCCGCGGCCGAAGCGGTCGCCGATGCCCTCCACCGGTGCCTGAACCCGAACCCGGCGAAACGGCCGAGCGCCGCCGAACTGCACAAGACGCTGTTGGGCGAAAAATACGTACCGGCGCCGTCCGCTCCGTTGCCTCCGCTCCCGTACACGCTGAGCGAACCCGTCGCGCCGCCGAGTCGAGAAGCGGCGCCCGCTCCGCCCGCCGCGCCGCTGGCGGGCGGGCTGGTGCTGGTCGGACCCGGCGGGGCGGAACTGGCCCTCAGCGCGCGGTTGGCTCTTGGCCGGACCGTACTCACGACCCGGTTCGGTGAGGGCGGGCGGTACGCGTCCGACCGGCAGGTCGTTCTCGACCGGCAAGCCGACGGGTGGTACGCCGAGCCCGTGGCCGGGACGACGAACGCGACGCTGTTGAACGGACACGTCCTCGTTTCCCGCACCAAACTCGCCGCGGGCGACACCATCGGCATCGGCAACGCCGCCTCGAAGCGGTCCAAGCTGGACATGCAGGTTCGTGTTTAGTGTCGGGTGTACGCAGGTCGCATTGAAAGCTGAGGCAGGCGCCGCAGCGGGTGAGGGGGCTTCGCGGCGCCAACCAGGGCGTCGAAGAGGTCAATGATGTTCGGTGTTTCATTGACGTGTTCAGAATGAAAATGTGGCACCGAAGACAAACACAAGACGCCAAACCTGGAGGGCATCGATGTCCGCGACAACGACGTGGAAGT from the Frigoriglobus tundricola genome contains:
- a CDS encoding protein kinase domain-containing protein produces the protein MYNVGDKVQGYTIKDLITIGNNSVAYAATDPAGRKVFFKAYQSPSIRVPWYKGFVDHQREMKTRIEGSPCRQFCYQFLGGFEHGRKFHQVFEFLDKSHSLEKILERVKTHPVEVPWTARELMAKVLVAGIAQLHAAGIVHADLKPDNIMLIEDASLGMKYRLKIIDMDFSFFTDRKAPWHGHEGYFGTPGYMSPEHAKVPLPVSDVFTLGIILYQLLGPGHPYPFDDNDKILAAYQEYGVEVPKLTGTPGPPAAAEAVADALHRCLNPNPAKRPSAAELHKTLLGEKYVPAPSAPLPPLPYTLSEPVAPPSREAAPAPPAAPLAGGLVLVGPGGAELALSARLALGRTVLTTRFGEGGRYASDRQVVLDRQADGWYAEPVAGTTNATLLNGHVLVSRTKLAAGDTIGIGNAASKRSKLDMQVRV